One window from the genome of Pyrus communis chromosome 16, drPyrComm1.1, whole genome shotgun sequence encodes:
- the LOC137720940 gene encoding glutamate synthase [NADH], amyloplastic isoform X1, translating to MLASTGGSVVQLRTKSSLLPSQLNATPVAGLGGSRAAVTTCSASRKSSKALAKKFFGTRLRASGSERLHLWRSDGPGRSPKLRVVVRNMLSAVPEKPLGLYDPSFDKDSCGVGFVAELSGEVSRKTITDAIEMLERMTHRGACGCETNTGDGAGILVGVPHDFYKEVTKDAGFHLPPAGEYAVGMFFLPASESRREESKRVFAKVAESLGHTVLGWRSVPTDNSDLGKSALQTEPVIEQVFLTATPRSKLDLEQQMYILRRLSMVAIRAALNLEPGGAKDFYICSLSSRTIVYKGQLKPVQLKDYYYADLGNERFTSYMALVHSRFSTNTFPSWDRAQPMRVIGHNGEINTLRGNVNWMKAREGLLKCKELGLSENDLKKLLPIVDASSSDSGAFDGVLELLVQAGRSLPEAIMMMIPEAWQNDKNMDPDRKALYEYFSSLMEPWDGPALISFTDGRYLGATLDRNGLRPGRFYVTHSGRVIMASEVGVVDIPPEDVSRKGRLNPGMMLLVDFENHVVVDDEALKQQYSLARPYGEWLQRQKIELKDIVDSVHESDRVPPSIAGAIPASTDDETMENMGIHGLLAPLKAFGYTVESLEMLLLPMAKDGVEALGSMGNDTPLAVMSNREKLTFQYFKQMFAQVTNPPIDPIREKVVTSMECMIGPEGDLTETTEEQCHRLSLKGPLLTIDEMEAIKKMNYRGWRCKVLDITYSKKRGREGLEETLDRICAEAREAIKKGYTTLVLSDRAFSPKRVAVSSLLAVGAVHQHLVKNLERTQVGLIIESAEPREVHHFCTLVGFGADAICPYLAIEAIWRLQVDGKIPPKANGAIYSKDELVKKYFKASNYGMMKVLAKMGISTLASYKGAQIFEALGLSSEVVERCFAGTPSRVEGATFEMLARDELHMHELAFPSRSYPPGSAEAVALPNPGDYHWRKGGEVHLNDPFAIAKLQEAARTNSVAAYKEYSKFIHELNKACNLRGLLKFKNTEQQIHLDEVEPASEIVKRFCTGAMSYGSISLEAHSTLAIAMNRIGGKSNTGEGGEQPSRMEPLSDGSRNPKRSAIKQVASGRFGVSSYYLTNADELQIKMAQGAKPGEGGELPGHKVIGDIAVTRNSTAGVGLISPPPHHDIYSIEDLAQLIHDLKNANPAARISVKLVSEAGVGVVASGVVKGHADHVLISGHDGGTGASRWTGIKNAGLPWELGLAETHQTLVANDLRGRTTLQTDGQLKTGRDVAIAALLGAEEFGFSTAPLITLGCIMMRKCHKNTCPVGIATQDPVLREKFAGEPEHVINFFFMIAEELREIMAQLGFRTINEMVGRSDMLEVDREVTKNNEKLDNIDLSLLLRPAADLRPGAAQYCVQKQDHGLDMALDHKLIAMSKAALEKALPVYFETPICNVNRAVGTMLSHEVTKRYNRAGLPADTIHIKFSGSAGQSLGAFLCSGIMLELEGDSNDYVGKGLSGGKIVVYPPKGSKFDPKENIVIGNVALYGATSGEAYFNGMAAERFCVRNSGAKAVVEGVGDHGCEYMTGGTVVVLGKTGRNFAAGMSGGVAYVYDVDGQFRSRCNPELVDLDTLEEEDILTLQMMIQQHQRHTNSLLAVQVLADFENLLPKFIKVIPREYKRVLADMKEETKQVIEHEEEDEPELEEKDAFEELKKLAAASLNGKSNQVEDAEALKRPSQVTDAVKHRGFISYDRKGVQYRDPNVRMNDWKEVMEETKPGPLVKTQSARCMDCGTPFCHQENTGCPLGNKIPEFNELVYQNRWREALVRLLETNNFPEFTGRVCPAPCEGSCVLGIIENPVSIKSIECAIIDKAFEEGWMVPRPPVKRTGKRVAIVGSGPAGLAAADQLNRIGHTVTVYERADRIGGLMMYGVPNMKTDKVEIVQRRVNLMAEEGVNFVVNANIGNDPLYSLDRLREENNAIVLAVGATKPRDLPVPGRELSGVHFAMEFLRANTKSLLDSNLEDGNYISAKGKKVVVIGGGDTGTDCIGTSVRHGCTSIINLELLPEPPRTRAPGNPWPQWPRVFRVDYGHQEVAAKFGKDPRTYEVLTKRFVGDENGAVKGLEVVRVKWEKDETGRFQFKEIEGSEEILEADLVLLAMGFLGPEATVAENLGLERDQRSNYKADYGRFSTNVDGVFAAGDCRRGQSLVVWAISEGRQAAAQVDKYLLNEEEDRTISNGSHPDLSKRHQDLSKRNPTGSSKHTVMT from the exons ATGTTGGCGAGCACTGGCGGTTCCGTCGTTCAGCTCCGAACCAAATCATCACTTCTGCCATCGCAGCTCAATGCGACGCCGGTAGCTGGGCTCGGCGGGAGCAGGGCGGCGGTGACAACCTGCTCTGCTTCCCGGAAATCTAGCAAGGCTCTGGCAAAGAAGTTCTTCGGGACCCGATTGAGGGCGTCCGGATCCGAGAGGCTCCATTTGTGGCGCTCCGACGGTCCAGGTCGCTCCCCAAAGCTCCGAGTCGTCGTACGCAACATGCTCTCCGCCGTTCCAGAGAAGCCCCTCGGGCTATACGACCCGTCGTTTGATAAGGACTCGTGTGGTGTCGGCTTCGTCGCCGAATTGTCCGGCGAGGTCAGCCGCAAAACG ATTACGGATGCAATTGAAATGTTGGAGCGGATGACGCACAGAGGAGCGTGTGGGTGCGAAACGAATACTGGTGATGGAGCTGGGATTCTCGTCGGTGTTCCTCACGACTTCTACAAGGAG GTTACCAAAGATGCCGGGTTCCACCTTCCCCCGGCAGGGGAATACGCTGTTGGAATGTTCTTCTTGCCTGCATCTGAGAGTCGAAGAGAAGAAAGCAAAAGAGTATTTGCAAAG GTTGCAGAGTCCCTTGGACACACTGTTCTTGGGTGGCGATCTGTCCCAACAGATAACTCAGACTTGGGGAAGTCTGCTTTGCAGACAGAACCTGTTATTGAGCAAGTGTTTCTTACTGCGACCCCAAGATCAAAACTTGACCTCGAGCAACAG ATGTACATATTAAGAAGGCTGTCAATGGTTGCTATCCGAGCTGCATTAAACCTTGAACCTGGTGGCGCTAAAGACTTTTATATATGTTCGCTTTCCTCAAG AACTATTGTGTACAAAGGTCAGCTGAAACCCGTTCAGCTGAAGGATTACTATTATGCAGATCTTGGCAATGAAAGGTTTACGAGCTACATGGCCCTG GTTCACTCACGATTCTCAACAAATACCTTTCCCAGCTGGGATCGCGCTCAGCCTATGCGTGTCATTGGCCACAATGGTGAAATCAACACCCTCAGAGGAAATGTTAACTG GATGAAGGCACGTGAGGGATTGCTTAAGTGTAAGGAACTTGGTCTATCAGAAAATGATTTAAAGAAGCTGTTACCCATTGTGGATGCCAGTTCTTCGgattcag GAGCTTTTGACGGTGTTCTTGAGCTTCTGGTTCAAGCTGGAAGAAGTCTCCCTGAAGCTATTATGATGATGATTCCTGAAGCATGGCAAAATGACAAGAACATGGACCCGGATAGGAAAGCACTGTATGAGTATTTCTCATCTCTCATGGAGCCATGGGATGGGCCAGCTCTTATATCAT TTACTGATGGACGCTATTTGGGAGCTACACTGGATCGTAATGGACTCCGACCTGGTCGATTTTACGTCACCCACAGTGGACGCGTTATTATGGCCAGTGAAGTTGGCGTAGTGGACATTCCACCCGAAGATGTCAGCAGGAAAGGAAGACTTAACCCTggaatgatgcttttggtggACTTTGAGAACCACGTTGTTGTGGACGACGAAGCCTTGAAGCAGCAATATTCCTTGGCAAGGCCGTATGGGGAGTGGCTTCAAAGGCAAAAGATTGAGCTCAAGGACATTGTAGATTCTGTTCATGAATCTGACAGGGTCCCTCCGTCCATAGCTGGAGCTATTCCT GCATCTACTGATGATGAAACCATGGAAAACATGGGAATCCACGGTTTATTGGCACCACTGAAAGCTTTTGG TTATACAGTTGAATCCTTGGAAATGTTGTTGCTTCCCATGGCAAAAGATGGTGTAGAGGCTCTTGGGTCGATGGGAAACGATACCCCGTTGGCTGTTATGTCTAATAGAGAAAAGCTTACATTCCAGTATTTCAAGCAAATGTTTGCTCAAGTAACAAACCCTCCAATTGATCCCATCCGAGAGAAGGTAGTAACTTCTATGGAATGCATGATTGGTCCAGAGGGTGATCTGACAGAAACCACCGAAGAGCAATGTCACCGTCTCTCACTCAAAGGTCCTCTTTTGACCATTGACGAAATGGAAGCAATCAAGAAAATGAACTATAGAGGTTGGCGCTGCAAAGTTCTTGATATAACTTATTCCAAGAAACGTGGTAGGGAAGGATTGGAGGAAACCTTGGACAGGATTTGTGCTGAAGCGCGTGAAGCAATAAAGAAGGGATATACCACACTTGTTCTTTCAGACAGAG CCTTCTCCCCAAAGCGTGTTGCAGTAAGCTCCCTCTTGGCTGTTGGCGCTGTTCATCAACATCTAGTCAAAAACCTTGAACGCACACAAGTGGGGTTGATAATTGAATCTGCTGAGCCACGTGAAGTTCATCATTTCTGTACACTGGTTGGCTTCGGTGCAGATGCTATCTGCCCATACTTGGCTATAGAGGCCATTTGGAGACTGCAGGTGGACGGAAAGATCCCACCAAAAGCTAATGGGGCAATATACTCCAAGGATGAACTGGTTAAAAAGTACTTCAAAGCAAGCAACTACGGAATGATGAAGGTTCTTGCCAAGATGGGGATATCTACTTTGGCCTCTTACAAGGGTGCACAGATTTTTGAAGCTTTGGGTCTTTCATCGGAAGTAGTTGAGAGGTGCTTCGCAGGAACCCCTAGTAGAGTTGAGGGTGCAACATTCGAGATGCTAGCTCGTGACGAACTTCATATGCACGAGTTGGCATTTCCCTCTCGAAGCTATCCTCCAGGAAGTGCAGAAGCAGTGGCACTGCCAAATCCTGGGGATTACCATTGGAGAAAAGGTGGTGAGGTTCACCTAAATGATCCTTTTGCTATAGCGAAGCTTCAAGAGGCTGCCAGAACTAACAGTGTTGCTGCATATAAAGAATACTCCAAGTTCATTCATGAATTAAATAAAGCCTGCAATCTCCGGggtcttttgaaatttaaaaacacagAGCAGCAGATTCACTTGGATGAAGTGGAACCTGCTAGTGAGATTGTTAAACGGTTCTGTACTGGTGCTATGAGTTATGGATCAATATCATTGGAGGCGCATAGTACACTGGCCATTGCTATGAACAGAATTGGAGGAAAGTCAAATACAG GTGAGGGAGGCGAGCAACCATCTCGTATGGAGCCTCTTTCAGATGGTTCACGGAATCCAAAGAGGAGTGCAATTAAGCAGGTTGCCAGTGGGAGATTTGGAGTTTCAAGTTACTATCTGACGAATGCTGATGAACTGCAGATAAAAATGGCTCag GGTGCCAAGCCTGGTGAAGGAGGTGAGCTTCCTGGACACAAGGTTATTGGAGACATTGCAGTTACGAGGAATTCTACCGCCGGTGTGGGTCTTATCAGTCCACCTCCCCATCATGATATCTACTCCATTGAAGACCTTGCGCAATTAATTCATGATCTTAAG AATGCTAACCCAGCAGCTCGAATTAGTGTCAAGTTGGTATCGGAGGCAGGTGTTGGAGTAGTTGCTAGTGGAGTTGTGAAGGGGCACGCAGACCATGTTTTGATCTCTGGACATGATGGAGGCACGGGGGCCTCTAGATGGACAGGAATTAAGAATGCAGGGCTTCCATGGGAACTTGGTTTGGCTGAGACTCATCAAACCTTGGTTGCTAATGATCTTCGTGGCCGGACAACTCTCCAGACTGATGGCCAACTAAAAACTGGAAGAGATGTTGCCATAGCTGCACTTCTTGGTGCAGAAGAGTTTGGTTTCAGCACTGCACCTCTGATAACCCTTGGCTGCATTATGATGCGGAAGTGCCACAAGAACACATGTCCCGTTGGCATCGCAACTCAAGATCCTGTACTTCGTGAGAAGTTTGCTGGAGAACCTGaacatgttattaattttttctttatgatAGCCGAGGAACTCAGAGAGATTATGGCGCAGCTTGGTTTCCGTACTATAAATGAGATGGTTGGTCGTTCAGATATGCTTGAAGTTGATAGAGAAGTGACTAAAAACAATGAGAAGCTTGACAATATTGATCTATCTTTGTTACTTCGACCTGCAGCAGACCTTCGGCCTGGAGCTGCACAATATTGTGTTCAGAAACAAGACCATGGCTTGGATATGGCTCTTGATCACAAGTTAATTGCTATGTCTAAAGCTGCTTTGGAAAAGGCTCTTCCTGTATATTTTGAGACACCAATTTGCAATGTGAATCGTGCTGTTGGAACAATGCTTAGCCACGAGGTGACAAAGCGTTACAACAGGGCAGGGCTTCCTGCTGACACcattcatatcaaatttagtgGAAGTGCAGGGCAGAGTCTTGGAGCATTTTTGTGTTCTGGAATCATGCTTGAGCTTGAGGGTGACAGTAATGATTATGTTGGTAAAGGTTTGTCTGGTGGAAAGATTGTAGTTTATCCTCCCAAGGGAAGCAAGTTTGACCCAAAAGAAAATATTGTCATCGGTAATGTAGCTTTATATGGTGCCACTAGTGGTGAAGCATACTTCAATGGAATGGCAGCAGAAAGATTTTGTGTTCGCAATTCAGGGGCTAAGGCAGTTGTCGAGGGTGTTGGTGATCATGGCTGTGAATATATGACAGGTGGCACTGTTGTTGTGCTCGGGAAAACTGGAAGGAACTTTGCTGCTGGTATGAGTGGTGGTGTTGCCTATGTTTATGATGTGGATGGACAATTTCGGTCTCGATGTAATCCTGAGCTTGTAGATCTTGATACACTTGAAGAAGAGGATATTCTGACTCTTCAAATGATGATACAACAACATCAACGCCACACTAACAGCCTGCTGGCCGTTCAAGTACTGGCTGATTTCGAAAATCTTCTTCCTAAGTTTATCAAGGTTATTCCAAGAGAGTACAAGCGTGTTCTTGCAGATATGAAAGAGGAAACCAAACAGGTTATAGAGCACGAGGAGGAAGATGAGCCAGAGCTTGAAGAGAAAGATGCTTTTGAAGAACTTAAGAAGTTGGCGGCTGCATCTTTAAATGGGAAATCCAATCAG GTAGAAGATGCTGAAGCATTGAAGAGGCCTTCTCAGGTCACTGATGCTGTTAAACATCGCGGTTTTATTTCTTATGATCGCAAGGGCGTTCAATATAGGGATCCTAATGTTCGGATGAATGACTGGAAGGAAGTTATGGAGGAAACTAAACCTGGACCACTTGTGAAGACTCAGTCAGCCCGTTGCATGGATTGCGGGACTCCTTTCTGCCATCAG GAGAACACTGGATGCCCTCTTGGTAACAAAATACCAGAGTTCAATGAGTTGGTGTACCAGAATAGGTGGCGTGAAGCATTAGTGAGACTTCTTGAGACCAACAACTTCCCCGAGTTTACTGGTCGGGTTTGTCCGGCACCATGTGAAGGTTCTTGTGTTCTGGGTATTATCGAGAATCCTGTATCTATCAAAAGCATAGAATGTGCCATCATAGACAAGGCTTTTGAGGAAGGTTGGATGGTGCCACGACCTCCTGTAAAGAGAACTGG GAAAAGGGTTGCCATTGTAGGAAGTGGGCCAGCTGGTCTAGCTGCTGCTGATCAGCTAAACAGAATAGGCCACACAGTGACTGTGTATGAGCGTGCTGATAGAATCGGAGGGCTCATGATGTATGGAGTTCCTAATATGAAGACTGATAAAGTGGAGATAGTTCAACGGCGGGTTAACCTTATGGCTGAGGAAGGTGTCAACTTCGTGGTTAACGCTAATATTGGAAATGATCCCTTGTACTCACTTGATAGGCTTCGAGAGGAGAACAATGCCATTGTTTTAGCTGTAGGAGCAACGAAACCCAG GGATCTTCCTGTACCAGGGAGAGAGCTGTCCGGAGTACATTTTGCAATGGAATTTCTACGTGCAAACACCAAGAGCTTATTAGATAGCAATCTCGAGGACGGTAACTACATTTCTGCCAAGGGGAAGAAAGTTGTGGTAATTGGCGGGGGTGACACTGGCACGGATTGCATTGGAACATCCGTACGCCATGGCTGCACTAGCATCATAAATCTGGAGCTTCTCCCTGAGCCACCACGAACAAGGGCTCCAGGAAACCCTTGGCCACAG TGGCCGCGTGTATTCCGTGTGGATTATGGTCACCAAGAAGTTGCAGCTAAGTTTGGCAAAGATCCAAGAACTTATGAGGTGCTGACAAAGAGATTTGTGGGAGATGAGAATGGGGCCGTGAAAGGACTTGAGGTGGTACGTGTCAAATGGGAGAAGGATGAAACTGGGCGGTTCCAATTCAAGGAAATCGAGGGATCTGAGGAGATCCTCGAGGCTGACCTCGTCCTACTTGCAATGGGGTTCCTTGGACCAGAGGCG ACGGTAGCAGAGAATTTGGGTTTGGAACGTGACCAACGCTCAAACTACAAGGCGGACTATGGTCGGTTCTCAACCAATGTGGATGGGGTATTTGCCGCTGGGGATTGCCGGCGCGGTCAATCCCTTGTGGTGTGGGCAATCTCAGAGGGAAGGCAAGCCGCTGCACAGGTTGACAAATACCTCTTGAACGAGGAAGAAGACCGCACCATCAGCAACGGGAGCCATCCAGATCTTAGCAAAAGGCATCAAGACCTCAGCAAGAGAAACCCAACAGGTAGCAGTAAACACACAGTGATGACATAG